The proteins below come from a single Parachlamydia acanthamoebae genomic window:
- a CDS encoding THUMP domain-containing class I SAM-dependent RNA methyltransferase, translating to MGYQNLASTELFVTCSQGLEPLLIEELQELSFENAHPGFRGVFVKIKDLSDIYRINYNSRIASRVLFPLTTFNCYDQKALYRGASQFDWIPFFRKGMTFAIDSNVNHRLIRNSLFAAQVVKDAICDQLREKFGERPNIDVKNPDIQLNLFIQGNTAILSLDTSGAPLHKRGYRLDSVEAPMQENLAAAILRLANYKKEEIMCDPCCGSGTLLIEAALMASQTPPGFLRKDWGFMRFPEFSASDWLKVKMEADQKRQPIPKGHLFGVEINKNAVRVSKTNIRAAGFLSEIEVVQGDFREWTPSVLPTLLVTNPPHGKRLDFAEDLRPLYRSIGDFMKQKMAKPARGFVFTGNLDLTKEVGLAAKRRHVLHSGGVESRLLEFDVY from the coding sequence ATGGGTTATCAAAACCTCGCCTCAACAGAATTGTTTGTGACATGTTCACAAGGCCTTGAACCCCTTTTAATTGAAGAGTTACAAGAGCTTAGCTTTGAAAACGCCCATCCTGGTTTTCGAGGAGTTTTTGTTAAAATCAAGGACCTCAGTGACATTTATCGGATCAATTATAATTCACGGATTGCAAGCCGTGTGTTATTTCCACTCACGACCTTTAATTGTTACGATCAAAAAGCTCTTTATCGAGGAGCTTCTCAATTCGATTGGATCCCCTTCTTTAGAAAAGGGATGACATTTGCGATTGATTCCAACGTCAATCATCGATTGATTAGGAATAGTTTATTTGCAGCGCAAGTTGTTAAAGATGCAATTTGCGATCAATTGAGAGAAAAGTTTGGTGAAAGGCCCAATATCGATGTCAAAAATCCTGATATCCAATTGAACCTTTTTATCCAAGGAAACACGGCCATACTTAGTTTGGATACTTCAGGTGCGCCCCTTCATAAAAGAGGTTATCGATTAGACAGTGTAGAAGCCCCCATGCAAGAAAATCTGGCCGCAGCTATTCTTCGATTAGCGAATTACAAAAAAGAAGAGATCATGTGTGATCCTTGTTGTGGATCAGGGACTTTGTTGATTGAAGCTGCTTTGATGGCTTCTCAAACACCTCCTGGTTTTTTACGCAAAGATTGGGGATTTATGCGGTTTCCTGAGTTCTCGGCTTCCGACTGGCTTAAAGTCAAAATGGAGGCCGACCAAAAGCGTCAGCCCATACCCAAAGGTCATTTATTTGGAGTTGAAATCAACAAAAATGCAGTGCGCGTGAGCAAAACGAATATTCGAGCTGCAGGATTTTTGAGCGAAATTGAGGTTGTGCAGGGCGATTTTAGAGAGTGGACACCTTCTGTTTTACCGACATTGCTAGTGACTAATCCACCACACGGGAAACGATTGGATTTTGCGGAAGATTTGCGTCCTCTGTATCGCTCGATTGGGGATTTTATGAAACAAAAGATGGCGAAACCTGCAAGAGGATTTGTCTTCACCGGAAACTTAGATTTGACTAAAGAAGTGGGCCTTGCCGCAAAACGGCGCCATGTTCTCCATAGCGGGGGAGTCGAATCACGCCTGCTAGAATTTGATGTTTATTAG
- the ychF gene encoding redox-regulated ATPase YchF codes for MANLSCGIVGLPNVGKSTLFNALTANKAAASNYPFCTIDPNIGIVEVQDPRLNVLSGLSHSKKIIPASMQFVDIAGLVAGASKGEGLGNKFLANIRETDAIVHVVRCFESSDIVHVSGSVDPIRDIEVINLELSLADLQMVENVLGKVEKQAKSNKDYVPVLACLNRAKEHLDQGKPIRTLELNSEEVELLKPYPFLTAKKVLYAANIAESDLDTMTNEFVERVKKYAEAEGNRVITICANLEEEIAQLPASEQAEFLESLGLKQSGLQRLIKESFSMLGLITFLTTGDIETRAWPIVKGTMAPEAAGKIHSDLQKGFIRAEVVAYDDMVNYKGRAGAREAGKVRAEGKDYTVADGDVIIFMHN; via the coding sequence ATGGCAAATCTTTCATGTGGAATCGTCGGATTACCTAACGTTGGGAAATCCACTCTTTTTAATGCGTTAACTGCAAATAAGGCAGCAGCTTCCAATTATCCGTTTTGTACAATCGATCCTAATATTGGAATCGTGGAAGTTCAGGATCCACGCTTAAACGTCCTGTCAGGACTATCTCATAGCAAAAAAATTATTCCAGCAAGCATGCAATTTGTCGATATTGCAGGTTTAGTTGCAGGAGCTTCCAAAGGTGAAGGTCTCGGAAACAAATTTTTGGCAAATATTCGCGAAACTGATGCGATCGTGCATGTGGTGCGCTGCTTTGAATCGAGCGATATTGTGCACGTTTCGGGCAGTGTCGATCCGATTCGCGATATCGAAGTAATTAACCTTGAGCTTAGTTTGGCCGATCTTCAAATGGTCGAAAATGTGTTGGGGAAAGTTGAAAAGCAAGCCAAAAGCAATAAAGATTATGTTCCTGTTTTAGCTTGTTTAAATCGTGCGAAAGAGCATTTGGACCAGGGAAAACCGATCCGAACCTTGGAATTGAACTCTGAAGAAGTAGAATTACTAAAACCCTATCCTTTTTTAACGGCAAAAAAAGTTCTGTATGCAGCAAATATTGCCGAATCAGATTTAGATACCATGACGAATGAATTTGTGGAGCGCGTGAAAAAGTATGCGGAAGCAGAAGGGAATCGCGTGATCACAATTTGCGCGAATTTAGAAGAGGAAATTGCCCAATTACCCGCTTCAGAACAAGCTGAATTTTTGGAAAGTTTAGGGTTAAAGCAATCAGGTTTACAGCGCCTTATAAAAGAGTCTTTTAGTATGTTAGGATTGATTACATTCTTGACAACCGGAGATATTGAAACGCGTGCATGGCCGATTGTCAAAGGAACTATGGCTCCAGAAGCCGCGGGTAAAATTCATTCCGATCTGCAGAAAGGGTTTATTCGAGCAGAAGTTGTCGCATACGACGATATGGTGAATTACAAAGGTCGAGCAGGCGCTCGCGAAGCCGGCAAAGTGCGTGCAGAAGGAAAAGATTATACGGTGGCAGACGGTGATGTTATCATCTTTATGCATAATTAA
- the sctU gene encoding type III secretion system export apparatus subunit SctU: MGEKTEKATPKKLRDARNKGQVAKSQDLPSAFTFIVSIWVTLAASKFLFDHLGSFTVMTFHQIAKGSLDTAIPDLYIQGLTEIFITSIPILGMVSVIGVLINFLVVGPMFALEVFKFDIKKFDPISNLKSKFKLKTLVELLKSVLKISIACYIVYDVMWKSLPVLIRAVSLPIDASLMVFYAFLMEVVIKVGLFFIIIAVADFIYQKKTFASEMKMEKFEVKQEYKNSEGDPQIKSKRKQIAQEIAYQEGPRGGVKRAQAVVTNPTHLAIAIGYKKDYDAAPFVLAKGEDALAERIIKYAEEFNVPVVRNIKLAHKLWEEADVYEFVPEDTYELIAEILRWISSLNTDTQHEYTER; encoded by the coding sequence ATGGGCGAAAAAACCGAAAAGGCGACCCCGAAAAAGTTACGCGATGCACGCAATAAAGGACAGGTTGCAAAGTCGCAAGATTTGCCCTCTGCTTTTACATTTATTGTGTCCATTTGGGTAACCTTGGCCGCCAGTAAATTTCTTTTTGATCATTTAGGCAGCTTTACGGTGATGACTTTTCATCAAATCGCTAAGGGCAGCCTAGACACGGCTATTCCTGATCTTTATATTCAAGGCTTAACAGAGATTTTTATCACGTCTATTCCCATTCTTGGAATGGTAAGTGTGATTGGGGTTTTGATCAACTTTCTCGTAGTTGGCCCGATGTTTGCATTGGAAGTATTTAAGTTCGACATCAAAAAATTTGACCCTATTTCAAACTTAAAGTCTAAATTCAAGCTGAAAACACTCGTCGAACTGCTTAAATCGGTCCTTAAAATCTCGATTGCGTGCTACATCGTCTACGATGTGATGTGGAAAAGTTTGCCGGTTTTAATTAGAGCCGTCTCATTACCTATCGACGCTTCACTCATGGTGTTTTATGCGTTTTTGATGGAAGTTGTGATTAAAGTTGGATTATTCTTCATTATCATTGCAGTGGCAGACTTCATCTACCAAAAGAAAACCTTTGCTAGTGAAATGAAAATGGAAAAATTTGAGGTTAAACAAGAGTACAAAAACTCTGAGGGTGATCCTCAAATTAAAAGTAAACGAAAACAAATTGCGCAAGAAATCGCTTATCAAGAAGGACCTCGTGGGGGGGTAAAACGTGCTCAGGCAGTTGTCACGAATCCGACGCACTTAGCCATCGCGATTGGATATAAAAAAGACTACGATGCAGCTCCTTTTGTGCTAGCAAAAGGCGAAGACGCCCTAGCTGAGCGAATTATTAAATATGCGGAAGAATTTAATGTTCCTGTTGTGCGTAATATTAAGCTAGCACACAAATTGTGGGAAGAGGCCGATGTTTACGAATTTGTCCCTGAAGATACTTATGAATTGATAGCCGAAATTTTACGCTGGATTTCTTCTCTTAACACAGATACTCAACACGAATACACAGAAAGGTAG
- the sctV gene encoding type III secretion system export apparatus subunit SctV gives MRRILDGITSRLGGERSLDTISRSSDIALALLIICIMAMIIIPVNPHIIDFLIALNLTASVALLMVALYIPSAVHLSIFPSLLLITTLYRLGVNIASTRQILLHANAGDIIFQFGQFVVGGNFVVGGVIFLIITLVQFIVITKGAERVAEVAARFTLDAMPGKQMSIDADMRAGILDSNQAREKRLAIQKESQLYGAMDGAMKFVKGDAIAGIVITLINIIGGMIIGMTLNGMPAMDAVTTYSLLSIGDGLVSQIPALLISITAGIVTTRVSSDKAESNLGSEISGQILKQPKALLISAGFLMGMAAIPGFPKPPFLIFASALGLLGYSLWVSEKQKVEAARTGGGAGGGTISSAADTSTVDMGVQGHKVVSGGGIDSYALTLPVVLECGSSLSQEIQKAQKGQSFIDKMIPKMRQALYADLGVRFPGVHVRTDSPILEKDEYSIHLNEVPIVKGRVLEGFVLTNESEENLKRYNLSYTTYKSALGLPSLWVESKNIDLLNKAGVKYWNSLEVMILHISYFFRTYANEFVGIQEVKSMLEFVEKSFPDLVKEVTRLIPLQKMTDIFKRLIQEQVSIKDLRTILESLSEWAQTEKDTVLLTEYVRSSLKRYISYKYSQGQSVLSVYILDPEIEDMVRGAIKQTSAGSYLALDPDSVQLILQGVRNTVAPPPPGGQPPVLLTAIDVRRFVRKLIEMEFTDISVVSYQEIVPEIRIQPLGRVQLT, from the coding sequence ATACGTAGAATTCTTGATGGTATAACTAGCAGATTGGGCGGTGAAAGATCGCTAGACACCATCTCCCGGTCGAGTGACATTGCTTTAGCGTTGTTGATCATTTGTATTATGGCAATGATCATCATCCCGGTTAATCCGCATATCATCGACTTCTTAATCGCCTTAAACTTAACGGCTTCAGTAGCGCTTTTGATGGTAGCCCTTTACATCCCCAGTGCTGTGCACCTTTCCATTTTCCCCTCCCTACTTCTGATTACGACGTTGTATCGGCTGGGGGTTAACATTGCTTCCACACGACAAATTTTGCTTCATGCGAATGCCGGTGATATTATTTTCCAGTTCGGTCAATTCGTGGTGGGTGGTAACTTCGTTGTCGGTGGTGTTATCTTTCTTATCATCACGCTTGTGCAGTTTATTGTGATCACCAAGGGTGCGGAACGGGTAGCGGAAGTCGCAGCACGTTTCACTTTGGATGCGATGCCTGGTAAGCAAATGAGTATTGACGCCGATATGCGCGCTGGTATCCTCGATTCAAATCAAGCCCGAGAAAAACGTCTAGCCATCCAAAAAGAGAGCCAGTTATATGGTGCGATGGATGGTGCGATGAAATTCGTTAAAGGGGATGCGATTGCAGGTATCGTGATCACCCTGATCAACATCATCGGGGGGATGATCATCGGGATGACATTGAATGGCATGCCTGCTATGGATGCCGTAACAACTTATTCTCTCCTCTCTATTGGGGATGGTCTCGTATCTCAAATCCCCGCCCTATTAATCTCGATTACAGCCGGTATTGTCACAACCCGTGTCTCGAGCGATAAAGCCGAAAGTAACTTGGGTAGTGAGATCTCGGGTCAAATTTTAAAACAACCAAAAGCGCTGTTGATTTCCGCAGGATTCTTAATGGGTATGGCAGCTATTCCCGGTTTCCCAAAACCTCCTTTTTTGATCTTTGCCTCCGCTTTAGGACTTTTAGGCTACTCTCTTTGGGTTTCCGAAAAACAAAAAGTAGAAGCTGCTAGAACGGGAGGAGGAGCTGGAGGAGGGACAATCTCTTCTGCGGCCGATACCTCCACGGTAGATATGGGTGTCCAAGGACACAAGGTGGTCTCGGGTGGTGGTATAGATAGCTACGCTTTAACACTTCCCGTGGTATTAGAGTGCGGATCGAGCTTAAGCCAAGAAATTCAAAAAGCACAAAAGGGACAAAGCTTTATCGACAAAATGATTCCGAAGATGCGCCAGGCACTTTATGCGGATTTAGGTGTGAGATTCCCAGGTGTACACGTCAGAACAGACTCCCCTATTTTGGAAAAAGATGAATATTCGATTCATTTAAACGAAGTCCCCATTGTCAAAGGTCGAGTTTTAGAAGGATTTGTTCTCACCAATGAAAGTGAAGAAAACTTGAAACGTTATAATCTTTCTTACACAACCTATAAAAGTGCCTTGGGTCTTCCATCGCTTTGGGTAGAAAGCAAAAATATTGATTTGCTTAACAAAGCAGGTGTCAAGTACTGGAATTCTCTAGAAGTGATGATTTTGCATATTTCGTACTTCTTCCGTACATACGCCAACGAATTTGTGGGAATTCAAGAAGTCAAATCGATGTTGGAATTCGTGGAAAAATCATTCCCCGACCTTGTCAAAGAAGTCACTCGCTTAATTCCTCTTCAAAAGATGACGGACATTTTCAAACGTCTCATCCAAGAACAGGTCTCAATTAAAGACTTAAGAACCATTCTCGAATCCTTAAGCGAATGGGCCCAGACCGAAAAAGATACAGTGCTTTTAACTGAATACGTTCGTTCCTCTTTAAAACGATATATTAGTTACAAATATTCACAGGGGCAGTCTGTTCTTTCTGTGTATATCTTAGATCCCGAAATCGAAGACATGGTGCGCGGTGCGATTAAGCAAACATCTGCAGGGTCATACCTTGCACTCGATCCCGATTCAGTTCAGCTCATTTTGCAGGGTGTCCGCAACACCGTTGCGCCTCCGCCTCCAGGCGGGCAACCTCCTGTATTGTTAACTGCCATTGACGTTAGACGCTTTGTGAGAAAATTGATTGAAATGGAATTTACTGATATTTCGGTCGTCTCGTACCAAGAAATTGTACCTGAAATCCGTATTCAACCCCTAGGACGTGTCCAATTGACCTAA
- a CDS encoding HrpJ domain-containing protein, which translates to MPDWNIQQGLSDSRVNVTLEAMKQVQQETKEELTAEQAESKLAFQESQKEISNPFAARLTKKEKPLSAQRGRVQKSGKMGEKADRLLPLQAIKDAASQFQGRNPELKAQILVLLREQIKPDDSKEEILRKILEFYPDVSLADEALEFLLETTDGELYQKIKEIKEEFSQQNDREIAAGRNISAQARQAADAGLGTPTTLRDMYRDITGTPRDSTSLFQELSQRYPFNELKKVVSFLLHSLGSDLKSKGPSIPRGQLHRLITETRSLQAILGVYRFFQGRMNLMHSLFSKEGLDFPEQLTFEMMAKQFMSLATERYPSADKVLQRAVKLGIEDWILAKIIAFSQFRDAVREVAMNQIYKSLQHRDELLLAIIEALEDLEDDLEEQEEKEQEEEEDKE; encoded by the coding sequence ATGCCCGATTGGAATATCCAACAAGGACTTTCTGATAGCCGAGTCAATGTGACGCTCGAAGCGATGAAACAAGTCCAACAGGAAACAAAGGAAGAGCTTACCGCGGAGCAAGCGGAAAGTAAGTTAGCTTTCCAAGAGTCGCAAAAGGAGATTAGTAATCCTTTTGCAGCTCGCCTAACTAAAAAGGAAAAGCCACTTTCTGCGCAGCGCGGTCGCGTGCAAAAATCGGGGAAAATGGGAGAAAAAGCTGATAGATTGCTACCTCTACAAGCAATTAAGGATGCAGCTAGTCAATTTCAAGGAAGGAACCCAGAGCTTAAAGCTCAAATCCTTGTTCTTTTGCGTGAACAAATCAAACCTGATGACTCCAAGGAAGAAATTTTACGCAAAATTTTAGAGTTTTATCCCGACGTCTCCTTAGCTGATGAGGCCCTTGAATTTCTCCTCGAAACGACCGATGGAGAGCTCTACCAAAAAATTAAAGAGATTAAGGAAGAATTTAGCCAACAAAACGATCGCGAAATTGCAGCTGGGCGCAACATCAGTGCGCAAGCACGTCAAGCAGCTGACGCTGGTTTGGGTACACCGACCACATTGCGAGATATGTATCGAGATATCACGGGAACTCCTCGCGATTCAACCTCCCTCTTCCAAGAACTCTCTCAAAGATATCCGTTCAACGAGCTTAAAAAAGTGGTCTCTTTCCTCCTCCACTCTCTTGGGAGTGATTTAAAATCCAAAGGCCCCTCTATTCCACGGGGTCAGCTACACCGTCTTATTACAGAAACCCGCTCGCTCCAGGCCATTTTAGGTGTATACCGCTTCTTTCAAGGTCGCATGAATCTTATGCATAGCCTCTTTAGCAAAGAGGGATTAGATTTCCCCGAACAATTGACTTTCGAAATGATGGCCAAACAATTTATGTCTCTTGCGACTGAACGTTATCCTTCTGCCGATAAAGTCTTACAAAGAGCTGTTAAATTAGGCATTGAAGATTGGATCTTAGCTAAAATTATTGCTTTTAGCCAATTTCGAGATGCTGTACGTGAAGTCGCCATGAACCAAATTTATAAATCCCTCCAACACCGGGATGAGCTTTTGCTGGCAATCATTGAAGCTCTAGAAGACTTGGAAGATGACCTTGAGGAACAAGAGGAAAAAGAACAGGAAGAAGAGGAAGATAAAGAATAA
- a CDS encoding CesT family type III secretion system chaperone yields MVSDLFDTLLAEVGQKLKINDLHADRNHSCLINFKEGISIQIERETRGERMIFGTTIGSIPPSKYRENVFREALRANGLQEPRIGAFAYSKQSDQLILYGTLPMQDLTSEKIVAFLIPFKEKAVQWKTAIERGDIPSLVGTQASPGSGGGMFGLRP; encoded by the coding sequence ATGGTCTCAGATCTTTTTGATACTTTGCTGGCTGAAGTTGGACAAAAATTGAAGATAAACGATCTCCATGCAGATCGCAATCACTCCTGCCTGATTAACTTCAAAGAGGGTATTTCTATTCAAATTGAAAGAGAAACGCGGGGTGAGCGCATGATCTTTGGTACAACAATTGGATCGATCCCCCCCAGTAAATATCGAGAAAATGTCTTTCGCGAAGCCCTTCGAGCAAATGGATTGCAAGAGCCTCGCATCGGCGCGTTTGCATACAGTAAACAATCCGATCAATTGATTCTATATGGAACTTTGCCCATGCAAGACTTAACGAGCGAGAAGATTGTGGCTTTTCTAATCCCATTTAAAGAAAAAGCAGTTCAATGGAAAACAGCCATCGAAAGAGGAGATATTCCTTCCTTAGTTGGAACGCAAGCATCTCCCGGAAGTGGAGGCGGTATGTTTGGTCTTCGCCCTTAA
- a CDS encoding class I adenylate-forming enzyme family protein: protein MTTDFLFLFDQTVSKDAFEEDVRKHKALFGHHTTILIRTSNVRSLFAAIIAARDLQIALYVCPLIVLDFQIQKLLHEWPISLYLSEDNSIEFSQNVGTPSEPRLGIFTSGTLGEPKIALHKWEAIQTPSHFVPSYLHKKSWLLSYAPWSYAGLQVFFAALNSQGSLYYDDNHFEQIAEGILKHQISIISATPTFWRMLISTWPSHITPPKLLQATLGGEIVDQQTIDLVGAFFHPQRLTHIYASTETGSAIVVSDRDAGFPTSFLNQGEKSGAQLRINAENELEVLAPHGMEGYLSAPNIHNTWIPTGDLVEIKQDRVYFVGRKDGRINSGGRKVSPEEIEQAINSLKDVEDSLVYARKSPIVGSLIVADIKMRQSKIFDPAAIKQELKKILEDYKIPHLIRRVDHFAISSNGKKIRDLL from the coding sequence ATGACAACTGATTTTCTCTTTTTGTTTGATCAAACCGTTTCTAAAGATGCATTTGAAGAAGATGTACGCAAGCATAAAGCCCTTTTTGGCCACCACACTACAATTCTCATTCGAACATCAAATGTACGATCGCTTTTTGCAGCGATCATTGCCGCAAGAGACCTTCAAATCGCTTTATATGTTTGCCCTTTAATTGTACTTGATTTCCAGATTCAAAAGTTATTACACGAATGGCCAATCTCTCTTTACTTAAGTGAAGACAACTCCATTGAGTTTTCTCAAAATGTGGGCACCCCTTCAGAACCGCGTTTAGGTATTTTTACTTCAGGAACGCTGGGAGAGCCCAAAATTGCCCTGCATAAGTGGGAAGCTATCCAAACTCCTTCTCATTTTGTGCCTAGCTATCTGCACAAGAAAAGCTGGTTATTAAGCTATGCACCTTGGTCTTATGCCGGCCTGCAAGTTTTTTTCGCTGCTTTAAACAGTCAAGGCAGCTTGTATTATGACGATAACCATTTTGAGCAAATTGCCGAAGGGATTCTCAAGCATCAAATTTCGATTATCTCAGCGACTCCTACCTTTTGGAGGATGCTGATCTCCACATGGCCTTCCCACATTACCCCACCGAAACTTCTACAAGCCACTCTTGGCGGTGAAATTGTCGACCAACAAACCATTGACCTAGTTGGGGCTTTTTTTCATCCCCAACGATTAACGCACATTTATGCCTCCACAGAAACTGGAAGTGCCATTGTTGTGTCAGATAGAGACGCGGGCTTCCCGACATCTTTCCTTAATCAAGGTGAAAAAAGTGGCGCTCAATTGCGCATTAATGCAGAAAATGAGTTAGAGGTGTTAGCTCCCCACGGAATGGAGGGCTACCTAAGCGCTCCAAATATACACAACACATGGATTCCTACCGGTGATTTGGTAGAAATTAAACAAGATCGTGTTTATTTTGTGGGACGTAAAGATGGACGTATCAATAGTGGAGGGAGAAAAGTCTCTCCAGAAGAAATAGAGCAAGCGATCAATAGCTTAAAAGATGTCGAAGATAGCCTTGTCTATGCGCGAAAAAGCCCTATTGTAGGCTCTTTGATCGTGGCAGATATCAAAATGCGACAATCTAAAATATTTGATCCTGCAGCTATCAAACAAGAGCTAAAAAAAATTTTAGAGGATTATAAAATTCCTCATCTTATTCGGAGGGTAGACCACTTTGCAATCTCAAGTAATGGAAAAAAAATCCGCGATCTCCTCTAA
- a CDS encoding SDR family NAD(P)-dependent oxidoreductase produces MEKKSAISSKHLILSGGSKGLGLALSKYLLEQGYKVSTFSRYATPDVQLLQNHYPNHYYFACVDNSHSEQLEQFCEQAISIQGNIYGVINNAAVAVDGIFATLPEIEIEKMLTVNLTGALLLTRLCLRNMLTSHTPGRILSISSVAGTRGAKGLVVYSSTKAALEGMTRSLAREVGSKQITANVVAPGYMVTDLSSSLSSDQQQTIVRRTPLGRLAEFDDVAPLVEFLLSEKGRFITGQTLVVDGGLSV; encoded by the coding sequence ATGGAAAAAAAATCCGCGATCTCCTCTAAACATCTCATCCTCTCAGGAGGTTCGAAAGGGCTAGGATTGGCTTTGTCTAAGTATTTGCTGGAACAGGGTTACAAAGTCAGTACTTTTAGTCGTTATGCAACTCCCGATGTTCAACTTTTACAAAATCATTACCCAAATCACTATTACTTTGCCTGTGTGGATAACTCCCATTCGGAACAGCTTGAACAATTTTGTGAACAGGCGATTTCCATTCAAGGAAACATCTATGGCGTGATTAATAATGCTGCTGTCGCCGTCGATGGGATCTTCGCTACCTTGCCAGAAATTGAAATCGAAAAAATGCTAACAGTCAACTTAACTGGAGCGTTGCTATTAACTCGTCTCTGCTTGCGCAATATGCTGACCTCACATACACCCGGCAGAATCCTCTCAATCAGTTCTGTAGCAGGAACTCGTGGAGCAAAGGGACTGGTAGTTTACTCCTCCACAAAGGCCGCTTTAGAAGGCATGACGCGCAGTTTAGCGAGAGAAGTCGGTTCTAAACAGATTACAGCGAATGTGGTCGCCCCGGGCTATATGGTAACAGATCTTTCCTCTTCACTTTCATCTGACCAACAGCAAACCATCGTGCGAAGAACACCTTTAGGCCGGCTAGCAGAGTTTGATGATGTCGCACCGTTGGTCGAATTTTTGCTTTCAGAAAAAGGAAGATTTATTACAGGCCAAACCCTTGTCGTCGATGGCGGACTTTCAGTCTAA
- a CDS encoding AAC(3) family N-acetyltransferase, which produces MLQLNQETIQTGFRQLGICEGDVVLVHSDLLRLGIPEQAKNREAILNFYLNAFQSILGKKGTIAVPAYFYEYARHGIPFDTEYSPVSKSLGAFSAHICTLQGKVRSGNPLQSIAAIGPHAEYISGGNSLSGYGINSPWHRLHSLNAKMVFIGIGMETMTYVHHIEQEVGVPHLYFKVYPYPVTRGDNPIPGYPVSAVRYLNYGIEYNLKPFESLLLQRGLARSISVGKGNILSVSTEDTFQEGVKYLENNIYAFLQAPPKFIAGQIPFDGVPK; this is translated from the coding sequence ATGCTACAGCTCAATCAGGAAACAATTCAAACTGGATTCAGGCAACTAGGCATTTGTGAAGGAGATGTGGTTCTCGTTCATAGTGATTTATTGCGATTGGGAATCCCTGAGCAAGCTAAAAATCGGGAAGCTATTTTAAATTTTTATCTAAATGCTTTTCAGAGTATTCTTGGCAAAAAAGGAACCATCGCTGTTCCCGCTTATTTTTATGAATATGCAAGACATGGCATTCCCTTTGATACGGAATACTCCCCTGTATCCAAATCTTTGGGAGCATTCAGTGCACATATTTGCACCTTACAAGGAAAAGTTCGCAGTGGAAATCCCCTTCAAAGTATTGCGGCAATTGGCCCTCATGCTGAATATATTTCAGGAGGTAATTCCTTAAGTGGTTACGGAATCAATTCGCCTTGGCATCGTTTACACTCGCTGAATGCAAAAATGGTTTTTATTGGAATTGGAATGGAAACAATGACTTATGTGCACCACATCGAACAAGAAGTTGGAGTCCCTCATTTATACTTTAAAGTCTATCCCTATCCAGTAACACGTGGAGACAATCCTATTCCTGGATACCCTGTAAGTGCTGTACGTTACTTAAATTATGGAATTGAATATAACTTAAAACCTTTTGAAAGCCTTCTCTTGCAAAGAGGATTAGCTCGCTCGATATCTGTAGGAAAAGGAAATATTTTATCCGTGTCCACCGAAGATACCTTTCAAGAAGGTGTCAAATATTTAGAAAACAATATCTACGCATTCTTACAAGCCCCACCAAAATTTATTGCCGGACAAATCCCCTTTGATGGAGTCCCTAAATGA